One genomic segment of Nonomuraea coxensis DSM 45129 includes these proteins:
- a CDS encoding helix-turn-helix transcriptional regulator produces MLETSARLLRLLSLLQSRADWTGAELAGRLGVGLRTVRRDVERLRELGYPVDATPGVAGGYRLGVGAALPPLLLDDEEAVAVAISLRTAATGSVAGLEEAALRALAKLRQVLPSRLRHRVSAFEAATVPLAGAAAPGVGADLLTAVAAACRDHRRLRLRYRGRDGTSEREVEPHRLVHTPRRWYLLAWDLGRGDWRTFRMDRVEELPGLPGARFTPRTPPEEDVAAYVSRGITSAPYRHQARILFHAPFAAVAPHTSAGAGRLEPVDGERCLFTAGAGSLDELAAYVAAKGFDFEVLDPPELAATLRALAARLHRAADRSAEQP; encoded by the coding sequence ATGCTGGAGACCTCGGCCCGACTGCTCCGCCTGCTGTCCCTCCTCCAGTCCAGGGCCGACTGGACCGGCGCCGAGCTGGCCGGCCGGCTCGGCGTGGGACTGCGCACGGTCCGGCGCGACGTCGAGCGCCTGCGCGAGCTCGGCTACCCGGTGGACGCCACCCCGGGTGTGGCCGGCGGCTACCGGCTGGGCGTGGGCGCCGCGCTGCCGCCGCTGCTGCTCGACGACGAGGAGGCGGTGGCCGTCGCGATCAGCCTGCGCACCGCCGCCACGGGCAGCGTCGCCGGACTGGAGGAGGCCGCGCTGCGGGCGCTGGCCAAGCTGCGGCAGGTGCTGCCGTCGCGGCTGCGGCACCGGGTGTCGGCGTTCGAGGCCGCGACCGTCCCGCTGGCCGGCGCCGCCGCCCCCGGGGTCGGCGCGGACCTGCTCACCGCCGTCGCCGCCGCCTGCCGCGACCACCGGCGGCTCCGGCTGCGCTACCGGGGCCGCGACGGGACGAGCGAGCGGGAGGTGGAGCCGCACCGGCTGGTCCACACGCCGCGCCGCTGGTACCTGCTGGCGTGGGACCTCGGCCGGGGCGACTGGCGGACGTTCAGGATGGACCGCGTCGAGGAACTGCCCGGCCTGCCCGGCGCCCGGTTCACGCCGCGCACGCCGCCGGAGGAGGACGTGGCGGCGTACGTCTCGCGCGGCATCACCTCGGCCCCCTACCGCCACCAGGCCCGGATCCTCTTCCACGCCCCGTTCGCCGCCGTCGCCCCCCACACCTCGGCGGGCGCGGGGCGGCTGGAGCCGGTGGACGGCGAGCGCTGCCTGTTCACGGCCGGCGCCGGCTCCCTGGACGAGCTGGCCGCGTACGTCGCCGCCAAGGGCTTCGACTTCGAGGTGCTCGACCCGCCCGAACTGGCGGCCACCCTCCGCGCCCTCGCCGCCCGCCTCCACCGCGCCGCCGACCGCTCAGCGGAACAACCATGA
- a CDS encoding MFS transporter, translating into MEADLSRGRVRAPGGWGVLALLCLAQLMLIVDITVVQVALPSIGADLALGREALTWVVAAYTLCFGGLMVLGGRLADVFGARRTLLAGLALFTAASLLCGLSGSGAALIAGRALQGVGAALLSPAALAVVTTVFPGERRGRALAVWAAVGGSGAALGVLLGGLITAGPGWAWVFVVNAPIGLLVLVAVPAVTPGVPGRAGRVDVPGALLVTAATGLLVYGLVTAGEAGWGTAATLLPLAAAVLLYALFAAVERTVRAPLMRAATLARRPVISGMFLMLTATGLMLGLFFIASLHLQHARGLGALETGLLFLPVALAITIGAHAGGHLVPRLGGRPVAVAAFALTAAGAAWMTRISTDAGPYVTLLPGFTLAALGIGPLFVTATTTTMANVPPGENGVASGVINTFHELGGSIGVAVASAVVAPSLAPGAAGAGGFVSGLTVCAVTAGVAALVSLGLVPPGRPSGAYAGHGHGHAPRE; encoded by the coding sequence ATGGAAGCCGACCTCTCGCGCGGCCGGGTGCGCGCGCCCGGCGGGTGGGGCGTGCTGGCGCTGCTCTGCCTGGCCCAGCTCATGCTCATCGTGGACATCACGGTCGTGCAGGTCGCGCTGCCGTCCATCGGCGCGGACCTGGCGCTCGGCCGCGAGGCGCTGACCTGGGTGGTGGCCGCGTACACGCTGTGCTTCGGCGGGCTCATGGTCCTCGGCGGGCGGCTCGCCGACGTGTTCGGCGCCCGCCGGACGCTGCTGGCCGGGCTCGCCCTGTTCACCGCCGCCTCGCTGCTGTGCGGGCTGTCCGGGAGCGGCGCGGCGCTGATCGCGGGGCGGGCGCTGCAGGGCGTCGGCGCGGCGCTGCTCTCCCCCGCCGCGCTGGCCGTCGTCACCACCGTCTTCCCCGGCGAGCGGCGCGGGCGGGCGCTCGCCGTCTGGGCGGCCGTCGGCGGCAGCGGCGCCGCCCTCGGCGTGCTCCTCGGCGGGCTCATCACCGCGGGCCCCGGCTGGGCCTGGGTGTTCGTCGTGAACGCGCCGATCGGCCTGCTGGTGCTGGTCGCCGTACCCGCGGTGACGCCCGGCGTGCCCGGGCGGGCGGGGCGGGTGGACGTGCCGGGCGCGCTGCTCGTCACGGCGGCGACCGGCCTGCTCGTCTACGGGCTGGTCACCGCCGGCGAGGCCGGGTGGGGCACTGCCGCCACGCTGCTGCCGCTGGCCGCCGCCGTGCTGCTCTACGCGCTGTTCGCGGCGGTCGAGCGGACCGTACGGGCCCCGCTCATGCGGGCCGCGACCCTGGCCAGGCGGCCGGTGATCTCGGGGATGTTCCTGATGCTGACCGCCACCGGCCTCATGCTCGGCCTGTTCTTCATCGCCTCGCTCCACCTCCAGCACGCGCGGGGCCTCGGCGCCCTGGAGACCGGCCTGCTCTTCCTGCCCGTGGCGCTCGCGATCACGATCGGCGCGCACGCCGGCGGGCATCTCGTGCCCCGGCTCGGCGGGCGGCCGGTGGCGGTGGCGGCGTTCGCGCTGACCGCGGCCGGAGCGGCGTGGATGACCCGGATCTCCACGGACGCCGGCCCGTACGTCACGCTGCTGCCCGGGTTCACGCTGGCCGCGCTCGGGATCGGGCCCCTGTTCGTGACCGCCACCACGACCACCATGGCCAACGTGCCGCCCGGCGAGAACGGCGTGGCCTCCGGCGTCATCAACACCTTCCACGAGCTGGGCGGCTCGATCGGCGTGGCGGTGGCCTCCGCCGTCGTCGCGCCGAGCCTCGCGCCCGGCGCGGCGGGCGCCGGCGGCTTCGTCTCCGGGCTGACGGTGTGCGCCGTGACGGCCGGGGTGGCCGCGCTCGTCTCGCTCGGGCTGGTGCCGCCCGGCCGGCCCTCAGGAGCGTACGCCGGTCACGGGCACGGCCACGCGCCGAGGGAGTGA
- a CDS encoding epoxide hydrolase family protein, which yields METSRIAPYRIDIPQAALDDLRERLHRTRWAPELPGTGWERGVPTGYLRELAAYWADGFDWRAQEAALNAFPQFTTTIDGANVHFLHVRSAVPGATPLLLLHGWPGSVVEFLDVIGPLTDPVAHGGAAADAFHLVIPSLPGYGFSGPLPGTGWTDGRTAAALAALMDRLGYDRYGVQGGDVGAFIAPLIGRAAPERVIGVHVNALLTFPNGDPAIMGALTDAERARLAGMEEWREKLGAYMNLQGTRPQTIAAALHDSPAGQLAWIVEKFKDWTDPAAKLPEDAVDRDRILTDVSVYWFTETAGPAAHTYYERFNDAAGWAPRPRGTVPTGVAVFPTDFSVRPLAEPVHNIVRWSEFDRGGHFAALEAPDLLVAELRAFLGGRS from the coding sequence ATGGAGACATCGCGCATCGCGCCGTACCGCATCGACATCCCCCAAGCCGCCCTCGACGACCTGCGCGAGCGCCTGCACCGCACCCGCTGGGCGCCCGAGCTGCCCGGCACCGGATGGGAGCGCGGCGTGCCGACCGGCTACCTGCGGGAGCTGGCCGCGTACTGGGCCGACGGCTTCGACTGGCGCGCCCAGGAGGCGGCGCTCAACGCCTTCCCACAGTTCACCACCACGATCGACGGCGCGAACGTGCACTTCCTGCACGTGCGCTCGGCCGTGCCGGGGGCCACGCCGCTGCTGCTCCTGCACGGCTGGCCGGGATCGGTGGTGGAGTTCCTGGACGTCATCGGGCCGCTCACCGACCCGGTCGCGCACGGGGGCGCCGCGGCCGACGCCTTCCACCTGGTGATCCCGTCGCTGCCCGGCTACGGGTTCTCCGGCCCGCTGCCGGGCACCGGGTGGACCGACGGCCGCACCGCCGCCGCGCTGGCCGCGCTCATGGACCGGCTCGGCTACGACCGCTACGGCGTGCAGGGCGGCGACGTCGGCGCCTTCATCGCGCCGCTGATCGGCCGGGCCGCGCCGGAGCGCGTCATCGGCGTGCACGTCAACGCGCTGCTCACGTTCCCGAACGGCGACCCCGCGATCATGGGCGCGCTCACCGATGCCGAGCGGGCCAGGCTGGCCGGGATGGAGGAGTGGCGGGAGAAGCTGGGCGCGTACATGAACCTGCAGGGAACCCGCCCCCAGACGATCGCGGCGGCGCTGCACGACTCCCCCGCCGGGCAGCTCGCCTGGATCGTGGAGAAGTTCAAGGACTGGACGGACCCGGCGGCCAAGCTGCCCGAGGACGCCGTGGACCGCGACCGCATCCTGACCGACGTGAGCGTCTACTGGTTCACCGAGACGGCGGGCCCGGCCGCGCACACCTACTACGAGCGCTTCAACGACGCCGCCGGGTGGGCGCCGCGGCCACGCGGGACGGTGCCGACGGGCGTGGCGGTCTTCCCGACCGACTTCTCGGTCCGGCCGCTGGCCGAGCCGGTGCACAACATCGTGCGCTGGTCGGAGTTCGACCGCGGCGGCCACTTCGCGGCGCTGGAGGCCCCGGACCTGCTCGTGGCCGAGCTGCGCGCGTTCCTCGGCGGGCGGAGCTAG
- a CDS encoding DUF3140 domain-containing protein: protein MSGDRHEIAAEFGRAVNMTAQELERWLATEESRSVGQKEDGAAESTGHESGRRIVALLRRGKSGWGDDDYAHMRKVIGYVHRHLAQRPSGDVRETRWRYSLMNWGHDPLK from the coding sequence GTGAGCGGCGACCGTCACGAGATCGCCGCCGAGTTCGGCCGGGCCGTGAACATGACGGCCCAGGAGCTGGAGCGCTGGCTCGCCACGGAGGAGTCGAGGTCGGTCGGGCAGAAGGAGGACGGCGCGGCCGAGTCGACCGGCCACGAGTCCGGCCGCCGCATCGTCGCGCTGCTGCGCCGCGGGAAGTCCGGCTGGGGCGACGACGACTACGCCCACATGAGGAAGGTCATCGGGTACGTGCACCGCCACCTCGCCCAGCGACCTTCGGGGGACGTCAGGGAGACGCGGTGGCGGTACTCGCTGATGAACTGGGGCCACGACCCCCTCAAGTGA
- a CDS encoding TetR/AcrR family transcriptional regulator, whose amino-acid sequence MVRTAPRQPVPARRADAERNIAAILEAATRLLSADPAASVADIAKAAGVGRVTLYGHFPSREALVDAVLEHAVGLADEVLDDPALDEAPAPEAMAALLHSAWEILDRHRRLFVAADRVMATERIREHHERPLRRVERLIERGRGDGDFRTDLPLPWLVTAFFSIIHSAAQEREAGRLPAEDVERVLTTTMLSLLTSGPPASS is encoded by the coding sequence ATGGTGAGGACCGCGCCCCGACAGCCCGTGCCCGCCCGGCGGGCCGACGCCGAGCGCAACATCGCCGCCATCCTGGAGGCCGCCACCCGGCTGCTCAGCGCCGACCCGGCGGCGAGCGTCGCCGACATCGCGAAGGCGGCCGGGGTGGGCCGGGTGACGCTGTACGGGCACTTCCCGTCCCGCGAGGCGCTGGTGGACGCGGTGCTGGAGCACGCGGTCGGGCTGGCCGACGAGGTCCTCGACGACCCGGCGCTCGACGAGGCACCGGCGCCGGAGGCGATGGCGGCGCTGCTGCACTCGGCGTGGGAGATCCTCGACCGGCACCGGCGCCTGTTCGTGGCGGCCGACCGGGTCATGGCCACCGAGCGCATCCGCGAGCATCACGAGCGCCCGCTGCGGCGGGTGGAGCGGCTGATCGAGCGGGGCCGCGGGGACGGCGACTTCCGTACGGACCTGCCGCTGCCGTGGCTGGTGACCGCGTTCTTCTCGATCATCCACAGCGCCGCCCAGGAACGGGAGGCCGGACGGCTCCCGGCGGAGGACGTCGAGCGGGTGCTGACCACCACGATGCTGTCCCTCCTGACCTCCGGGCCCCCCGCCTCCTCCTGA
- a CDS encoding DUF2945 domain-containing protein, translating to MPKKDDKKKDPLAKGDQVTWRSHGGTAEGEVKKKITKRTKAAGRTVAASPEEPQYVVRSDKSGGEAVHKASALKKRKKK from the coding sequence ATGCCGAAGAAGGACGACAAGAAGAAGGACCCGCTCGCCAAGGGCGACCAGGTGACCTGGCGCAGCCACGGCGGCACCGCCGAGGGCGAGGTGAAGAAGAAGATCACCAAACGGACGAAGGCCGCCGGCCGCACCGTCGCCGCCTCCCCCGAGGAGCCCCAGTACGTGGTCCGCAGCGACAAGAGCGGCGGCGAGGCCGTGCACAAGGCGTCGGCGCTGAAGAAGCGGAAGAAGAAGTGA
- a CDS encoding SpoIIE family protein phosphatase, translating into MNDTPAPAGQPAGQPAGDLTGEPVGDLARLAGTVERLRRELAGTRRAADDRALVELAKGVLVERLRCGPAQAAEQLATLAGRSGVSPVELAADVINQAADDRVSAAARAEPAAAVPLRAAESAALDALDAGDTQAVARSLLEHALPPLGATAVAVWAAGTDGSLSLAGYAGFGPEEARSWQHVPPGVDTPAGRSLAGRRTIWHVGDLPSIGRRRSGPGGRVTTPMTRGGRVLGVLEICWPHAPATGSPQTERQVERQVEALAEVCAHTLAMPAAPAGRPGPGPAELIGLADALPDPALVLGASLDARGAVTDFRVRHVNRRLEGAAALEAYPFKAGGLLLEAFPQAAGGLFGRVERVYATGEPFRSERMPLALSVTGVADVSLTRHGESVLLVWRDHDEDARLAGLLEHAQRLGRIGGFEENALTGEVTWNAQLYALYGLSPGEPPVPLERLRDHAHPDDEVTVGRFLRTVLHQRRVAAAAFRLRRADGVARHLRVVAEPVFGPDGRLMAVRGAYQDISSQHWTEVALAVTRDQLAHSEQESAERNRLALQLQHAIMPPSHGTTRSDGLHIAVRYRPAQKEHLVGGDWYDVVTLPSRRILLSVGDVAGHGVEAATGMVVLRNALRGLAATGAGPAQLMSWLNSVARHLDDPMTATAVCCVYDPTGRTLSWARAGHLPPILLRGPEGRELPMIKGPLLGAFADAAYEEGEARLRAGDTLLLYTDGLIERRDHNLRHTQDRLLAVATGGATTLDRLLDDLLIHCDSDTDDDTCLIGVQLT; encoded by the coding sequence GTGAACGACACACCGGCCCCCGCCGGGCAGCCCGCCGGGCAGCCCGCCGGCGACCTCACCGGGGAGCCTGTCGGGGACCTCGCCAGGCTTGCCGGGACCGTCGAGCGGCTGCGGCGCGAGCTGGCCGGCACGCGCCGCGCCGCCGACGACCGCGCCCTGGTCGAGCTGGCCAAGGGCGTGCTGGTCGAGCGGCTGCGGTGCGGACCCGCGCAGGCGGCCGAGCAGCTCGCCACGCTGGCGGGACGGAGCGGCGTGTCGCCGGTCGAGCTGGCCGCCGACGTGATCAACCAGGCCGCCGACGACCGCGTCAGCGCGGCCGCGCGGGCCGAACCGGCGGCGGCGGTGCCGCTGCGCGCCGCCGAGAGCGCCGCCCTCGACGCCCTCGACGCCGGCGACACGCAGGCCGTGGCCCGCTCCCTGCTGGAGCACGCGCTGCCGCCGCTCGGCGCGACGGCCGTGGCCGTGTGGGCGGCCGGGACGGACGGGTCGCTGTCGCTCGCCGGGTACGCGGGCTTCGGCCCTGAGGAGGCCAGGAGCTGGCAGCACGTGCCGCCCGGCGTCGACACCCCGGCCGGGCGGTCGCTCGCCGGGCGGCGCACGATCTGGCACGTCGGCGACCTCCCGTCGATCGGCCGCCGCCGCTCCGGGCCCGGCGGCCGGGTGACCACGCCGATGACCAGGGGCGGCCGGGTGCTCGGCGTCCTGGAGATCTGCTGGCCGCACGCGCCGGCGACCGGCTCCCCCCAGACCGAGCGGCAGGTCGAGCGGCAGGTCGAGGCGCTGGCTGAGGTGTGCGCGCACACGCTGGCCATGCCGGCCGCGCCCGCAGGACGGCCGGGTCCCGGGCCGGCGGAGCTGATCGGCCTGGCCGACGCGCTGCCCGATCCCGCGCTGGTGCTGGGGGCCAGCCTGGACGCGCGCGGCGCCGTGACCGACTTCCGGGTGCGGCACGTCAACCGGCGCCTGGAGGGGGCGGCGGCGCTGGAGGCGTACCCGTTCAAGGCCGGGGGGCTGCTGCTGGAGGCGTTCCCGCAGGCGGCGGGCGGGCTGTTCGGGCGGGTCGAGCGGGTGTACGCGACCGGCGAGCCGTTCCGGTCCGAACGCATGCCGCTCGCGCTCAGCGTGACGGGCGTGGCCGACGTCAGCCTCACCCGGCACGGCGAGAGCGTGCTGCTGGTGTGGCGCGACCACGACGAGGACGCCCGCCTCGCCGGGCTGCTGGAGCACGCCCAGCGGCTCGGCCGCATCGGCGGGTTCGAGGAGAACGCCCTGACCGGCGAGGTCACCTGGAACGCCCAGCTCTACGCGCTGTACGGCCTGTCGCCGGGCGAGCCGCCGGTGCCGCTGGAGCGGCTGCGCGACCACGCCCATCCCGACGACGAGGTCACCGTCGGCCGCTTCCTGCGTACCGTGCTGCACCAGCGGCGCGTCGCCGCAGCCGCGTTCCGGCTGCGGCGGGCGGACGGCGTGGCCCGGCACCTGCGGGTGGTGGCCGAGCCGGTCTTCGGGCCGGACGGGCGGCTCATGGCGGTGCGGGGGGCGTACCAGGACATCTCCTCTCAGCACTGGACGGAGGTGGCGCTCGCCGTCACCCGGGACCAGCTCGCCCACAGCGAGCAGGAGTCGGCCGAGCGCAACCGGCTGGCCCTGCAGCTCCAGCACGCGATCATGCCGCCGTCGCACGGCACGACGCGCTCCGACGGGCTGCACATCGCGGTGCGCTACCGGCCCGCGCAGAAGGAGCACCTGGTCGGGGGCGACTGGTACGACGTGGTCACGCTGCCGTCCCGGCGGATCCTGCTGTCGGTCGGGGACGTGGCCGGGCACGGGGTGGAGGCGGCCACCGGCATGGTGGTGCTGCGCAACGCCCTGCGCGGCCTGGCCGCCACGGGCGCCGGGCCCGCCCAGCTCATGTCGTGGCTCAACTCCGTCGCCCGCCATCTCGACGACCCCATGACCGCGACGGCGGTGTGCTGCGTGTACGACCCGACCGGCCGGACCCTGTCCTGGGCCAGGGCCGGTCACCTGCCGCCCATCCTGCTGCGGGGGCCGGAGGGCCGGGAACTGCCGATGATCAAGGGGCCGCTGCTGGGGGCGTTCGCCGACGCCGCGTACGAGGAGGGAGAGGCACGGCTGCGCGCCGGAGACACGCTGCTGCTCTACACCGACGGCCTCATCGAGCGGCGCGACCACAACCTCCGCCACACGCAGGACCGCCTGCTCGCCGTCGCCACCGGCGGCGCCACCACCCTGGACCGCCTCCTGGACGACCTGCTCATCCACTGCGACTCCGACACCGACGACGACACCTGCCTCATCGGCGTCCAGCTCACCTGA
- a CDS encoding TrkH family potassium uptake protein encodes MMLATSTLLARFQHPAQVVAAGFATAIGIGTLLLSLPAATAEGVSTGWLNALFTAASAVCVTGLVLVDTEAHWSVFGEVVIAGLAQVGGLGIMTMATVFTLLVSGRLGLRARIAAQTETKSLSMSDVRRLVLKVVVFSLSCEAVAAAVLTGRFVLGYGESFGRALYLGVFHGVTAFNSAGFALWPDSLMRFVADPWICMTIAIAAIVGGLGFPVVFELARLWRQPSKWTVLTRITVGTSVILLTFGTLVFLATEWRNPATLGGLDDGNKLMAAFFTAVMPRSAGFNVLDVAQMYPSSWLATDLLMFIGGGSAGTAGGIKVTTFGMLAFIVWTEMRGESRVNIGRRRLPETTQRQVVTITVLGVTLVAISTYVLLALTPYGLDQVLFEVISAFGTTGLSTGITADLGTAGHTLLAVLMFIGRIGPLTLGSALALNRRTRRYELPEERVIVG; translated from the coding sequence ATGATGCTCGCGACATCGACGCTGTTAGCGCGGTTCCAGCACCCGGCCCAGGTCGTGGCCGCCGGCTTCGCCACGGCGATCGGGATCGGGACCCTGCTGCTGTCGCTGCCCGCCGCCACCGCCGAGGGCGTGTCCACCGGATGGCTGAACGCCCTGTTCACGGCCGCCTCGGCCGTCTGCGTGACGGGGCTGGTGCTGGTCGACACCGAGGCGCACTGGTCGGTGTTCGGCGAGGTGGTCATCGCCGGGCTGGCCCAGGTGGGCGGCCTCGGGATCATGACGATGGCCACGGTCTTCACCCTGCTCGTGTCGGGCCGCCTGGGGCTGCGCGCCAGGATCGCCGCCCAGACGGAGACCAAGTCGCTCAGCATGAGCGACGTGCGCAGGCTCGTGCTGAAGGTGGTGGTCTTCAGCCTCAGCTGCGAGGCGGTGGCCGCCGCCGTCCTCACCGGCCGGTTCGTGCTGGGCTACGGCGAGTCCTTCGGCCGTGCGCTCTACCTGGGCGTCTTCCACGGGGTCACGGCGTTCAACAGCGCCGGGTTCGCGCTGTGGCCCGACAGCCTCATGCGCTTCGTCGCCGACCCGTGGATCTGCATGACGATCGCGATCGCGGCCATCGTCGGCGGGCTGGGGTTCCCGGTGGTGTTCGAGCTGGCCCGCCTCTGGCGGCAGCCGAGCAAGTGGACGGTGCTGACCAGGATCACCGTCGGCACCAGCGTCATCCTGCTGACGTTCGGCACCCTCGTCTTCCTCGCCACCGAGTGGCGCAACCCCGCCACCCTCGGCGGGCTCGACGACGGCAACAAGCTGATGGCCGCCTTCTTCACCGCCGTCATGCCGCGCTCGGCCGGGTTCAACGTGCTGGACGTCGCGCAGATGTACCCGTCGAGCTGGCTGGCGACCGACCTGCTGATGTTCATCGGCGGCGGCAGCGCCGGCACTGCGGGCGGCATCAAGGTGACCACGTTCGGCATGCTGGCCTTCATCGTCTGGACCGAGATGCGGGGCGAGAGCCGGGTCAACATCGGCCGGCGGCGGCTGCCGGAGACCACGCAGCGCCAGGTCGTCACGATCACGGTGCTGGGGGTCACGCTGGTGGCGATCTCGACGTACGTGCTGCTCGCGCTCACCCCCTACGGGCTCGACCAGGTATTGTTCGAGGTCATCTCGGCCTTCGGCACGACCGGGCTGTCCACCGGCATCACCGCCGACCTCGGCACCGCCGGGCACACGCTGCTCGCCGTGCTGATGTTCATCGGCCGCATCGGGCCGCTCACCCTGGGCTCCGCGCTGGCGCTCAACCGGCGGACCCGCCGTTACGAGCTTCCGGAGGAGCGAGTCATCGTTGGCTGA
- a CDS encoding potassium channel family protein — translation MADNKSNPVVVIGLGRFGTALALGLTRRGTEVLAIDHRPKITQALAGQITQIATADATDMEALRQLGVPDFYRAVVAVGSDIEASILTTSLLVELEIDDIWAKAVSSQHGRILDRIGAHHVVFPEHDMGERVAHLVSGRMLDFMQVDGDFALAKIKPPKEYVGVPLGESNLRRKRGVTIVAVKPPGEAFTYATAETELSYGDVILVSGRTEEVERFADLP, via the coding sequence TTGGCTGACAACAAGAGCAACCCCGTCGTGGTCATCGGGCTGGGCCGGTTCGGCACCGCGCTGGCGCTCGGGCTGACCAGGCGCGGCACCGAGGTCCTCGCCATCGACCACCGGCCCAAGATCACGCAAGCGCTGGCCGGGCAGATCACGCAGATCGCCACCGCCGACGCCACCGACATGGAGGCGCTGCGCCAGCTCGGCGTCCCCGACTTCTACCGGGCGGTGGTGGCGGTCGGCAGCGACATCGAGGCCAGCATCCTCACCACGTCGCTGCTGGTCGAGCTGGAGATCGACGACATCTGGGCCAAGGCCGTCAGCTCCCAGCACGGCCGCATCCTCGACCGGATCGGCGCCCACCACGTCGTCTTCCCCGAGCACGACATGGGCGAGCGGGTCGCTCACCTGGTCAGCGGCCGGATGCTGGACTTCATGCAGGTCGACGGGGACTTCGCGCTCGCCAAGATCAAGCCGCCGAAGGAGTACGTGGGCGTGCCGCTCGGCGAGTCCAACCTGCGGCGCAAGCGCGGCGTCACGATCGTCGCGGTCAAGCCGCCGGGCGAGGCGTTCACGTACGCGACCGCCGAGACCGAGCTGTCCTACGGCGACGTCATCCTCGTGTCGGGGCGGACCGAGGAGGTCGAGCGCTTCGCCGACCTGCCGTGA
- a CDS encoding STAS domain-containing protein: MPSLTLAHDERLPGVTVITVSGELDATNRAQLDAYVKDLPAGRLVFDLSGVPFMDSSALHVLLMCDARCRREGGSVRLAAVQSLPARLFEITGVLAHVPVHGTVEDAVAAALGRAERSV, encoded by the coding sequence ATGCCCTCTTTGACGCTGGCGCACGACGAGCGCCTGCCGGGGGTCACCGTGATCACGGTGAGCGGCGAGCTGGACGCCACCAACCGCGCGCAGCTCGACGCCTACGTCAAGGACCTGCCGGCCGGCCGGCTCGTGTTCGACCTGTCCGGGGTGCCGTTCATGGACAGCTCCGCCCTGCACGTCCTGCTGATGTGCGACGCCCGCTGCCGCCGCGAGGGCGGCTCGGTGCGCCTGGCCGCCGTGCAGTCGCTACCGGCCCGCCTGTTCGAGATCACGGGCGTGCTGGCCCACGTGCCGGTGCACGGCACGGTGGAGGATGCCGTGGCGGCGGCGCTCGGCCGCGCGGAACGTTCCGTCTGA
- a CDS encoding CBS domain-containing protein yields MRAQDLAVDFPTVTPDTPALEAARLLADRDLPGLILTDGDGRPISILPGTQVLRLAVPPYCQDDPALARVVDEAHADLFLRRLGERTVRECLPAQPRELPITDQKATVLELAALMARTHSPLVAVVDADGRLTGAVTLQCLVDHALQL; encoded by the coding sequence ATGCGTGCACAGGATCTCGCCGTCGACTTCCCGACGGTCACCCCGGACACCCCGGCGCTGGAGGCGGCCAGGCTGCTGGCCGACCGCGACCTGCCGGGCCTCATCCTCACCGACGGCGACGGCAGGCCGATCAGCATCCTGCCCGGCACCCAGGTGCTGCGTCTGGCGGTGCCGCCGTACTGCCAGGACGACCCGGCGCTGGCGCGGGTGGTGGACGAGGCCCACGCCGACCTGTTCCTGCGCCGGCTGGGCGAGCGCACGGTCCGCGAGTGCCTGCCCGCGCAGCCCCGCGAGCTGCCCATCACCGACCAGAAGGCGACCGTGCTGGAGCTGGCCGCGCTGATGGCCCGTACGCACAGCCCGCTCGTGGCGGTCGTGGACGCCGACGGGCGGCTGACGGGCGCGGTCACCCTGCAGTGCCTGGTCGACCACGCCCTCCAGCTCTGA